A single region of the Streptomyces vilmorinianum genome encodes:
- a CDS encoding FAD-dependent oxidoreductase: MPRPLRVAIVGAGPAGIYAADALLKSEAAAEPGVSIDIFERMPAPFGLIRYGVAPDHPRIKGIITALHQVLDKPQVRLFGNVEYGADIHLDDLRAFYDAVVFSTGAMADRELRIPGVELDGSFGAADFASWYDGHPDVPRTWELEAEKVAVLGVGNVALDIARILAKTADELLPTEIPPNVYDGLKANKAVEIHVFGRRGPAQAKFSPMELRELDHSPTIEVIVNPEDIDYDDGSIAERRKNKQTDMVAKTLENWAIRDVGDRPHKLFLHFFESPVEILGEDGRVVGLRTERTELDGTGNVTSTGQTTDWDVQAVYRAVGYLSDELPKLPWDTASGTVPDEGGRVIQESGEHLASTYVTGWIRRGPVGLIGHTKGDANETVANLLDDFANGRLLTPETPEEDAIVSFLEGKGQTYTTWEGWYALDAAEKALGEPQGRERVKIVERDEMLRASGVDLG, encoded by the coding sequence ATGCCCCGCCCTCTCCGGGTCGCGATCGTCGGCGCCGGCCCCGCCGGGATCTACGCCGCTGACGCGCTGCTGAAGTCCGAGGCCGCCGCCGAGCCGGGCGTGTCGATCGACATCTTCGAGCGGATGCCGGCTCCCTTCGGGCTCATCCGCTACGGCGTCGCCCCCGACCACCCCCGGATCAAGGGCATCATCACCGCCCTCCACCAGGTGCTCGACAAGCCGCAGGTCCGCCTCTTCGGCAACGTCGAGTACGGCGCCGACATCCACCTGGACGACCTGCGCGCGTTCTACGACGCCGTCGTCTTCTCCACCGGCGCCATGGCCGACCGCGAGCTTCGCATCCCCGGCGTCGAGCTGGACGGCTCCTTCGGCGCCGCCGACTTCGCCTCCTGGTACGACGGGCACCCGGACGTTCCGCGCACCTGGGAGCTGGAGGCCGAGAAGGTCGCCGTGCTCGGTGTCGGCAACGTGGCCCTCGACATCGCGCGCATCCTCGCCAAGACGGCGGACGAGCTGCTGCCGACGGAGATCCCGCCGAACGTCTACGACGGCCTCAAGGCCAACAAGGCCGTGGAGATCCACGTCTTCGGCCGCCGTGGCCCGGCGCAGGCGAAGTTCAGCCCCATGGAGCTGCGCGAGCTGGACCACTCCCCCACCATCGAGGTCATCGTCAACCCCGAGGACATCGACTACGACGACGGCTCGATCGCCGAGCGGCGCAAGAACAAGCAGACCGACATGGTCGCCAAGACCCTGGAGAACTGGGCGATCCGCGACGTCGGCGACCGCCCGCACAAGCTGTTCCTGCACTTCTTCGAGTCCCCCGTCGAGATCCTCGGCGAGGACGGCAGGGTCGTCGGCCTGCGCACCGAGCGCACCGAGCTCGACGGCACCGGCAATGTGACCTCCACCGGCCAGACCACCGACTGGGACGTCCAGGCCGTCTACCGGGCCGTCGGCTACCTCTCCGACGAGCTGCCCAAGCTGCCCTGGGACACCGCCTCCGGCACCGTTCCCGACGAGGGCGGCCGCGTGATCCAGGAGAGCGGCGAGCACCTGGCGTCCACGTACGTCACCGGCTGGATCCGGCGCGGCCCCGTCGGCCTGATCGGCCACACCAAGGGCGACGCCAACGAGACGGTCGCGAACCTGCTCGACGACTTCGCCAACGGCCGCCTGCTCACGCCCGAGACGCCGGAGGAGGACGCCATCGTCTCCTTCCTGGAGGGCAAGGGCCAGACGTACACGACGTGGGAGGGCTGGTACGCCCTCGACGCCGCCGAGAAGGCGCTGGGCGAGCCGCAGGGCCGTGAGCGCGTCAAGATCGTCGAGCGCGACGAGATGCTGCGCGCCAGCGGCGTCGACCTGGGCTGA
- a CDS encoding isoprenyl transferase, protein MARRGILGRNRREYKTPEPHPSGALPPKLPGELVPNHVACVMDGNGRWAQERGLPRTEGHKVGEGVVLDVLKGCLELGVKNLSLYAFSTENWKRSPEEVRFLMNFNRDVIRRRRDEMDELGIRIRWVGRMPKMWKSVVQELQVAQEQTVDNDAMTLYFCVNYGGRAEVADAAKKIAEDVAAGRLDPSKVNEKTFQKYLYYPDMPDVDLFLRPSGEQRTSNYLIWQSSYAEMVFQDVLWPDFDRRDLWRACVEYASRDRRFGAIPAADRAAMTTVPPQGPAV, encoded by the coding sequence ATCGCACGACGCGGAATCCTCGGACGGAACCGCCGGGAGTACAAGACCCCCGAGCCGCACCCGTCCGGCGCCCTGCCGCCGAAGCTCCCCGGCGAGCTGGTGCCGAACCACGTCGCCTGCGTGATGGACGGCAACGGCCGCTGGGCCCAGGAGCGCGGGCTGCCGCGCACCGAGGGGCACAAGGTCGGCGAGGGTGTCGTCCTCGACGTGCTGAAGGGCTGTCTGGAGCTCGGGGTCAAGAACCTCTCCCTCTACGCCTTCTCCACGGAGAACTGGAAGCGGTCGCCCGAAGAGGTCCGCTTCCTGATGAACTTCAACCGGGACGTGATCCGGCGCCGGCGCGACGAGATGGACGAGCTGGGCATCCGTATCCGCTGGGTCGGCCGCATGCCGAAGATGTGGAAGTCGGTCGTCCAGGAGCTCCAGGTCGCCCAGGAGCAGACCGTCGACAACGACGCGATGACGCTCTACTTCTGCGTGAACTACGGCGGCCGCGCGGAGGTCGCGGACGCGGCGAAGAAGATCGCGGAGGACGTGGCGGCGGGGAGGCTCGACCCGTCGAAGGTCAACGAGAAGACCTTCCAGAAGTACCTGTACTACCCGGATATGCCGGACGTCGACCTCTTCCTGCGGCCGAGCGGCGAGCAGCGCACCTCCAACTACCTGATCTGGCAGAGCAGCTACGCGGAGATGGTGTTCCAGGACGTGCTGTGGCCGGACTTCGACCGCCGCGACCTGTGGCGGGCGTGCGTGGAGTACGCCTCCCGCGACCGCCGCTTCGGCGCGATCCCGGCGGCGGACCGCGCGGCGATGACGACGGTCCCGCCGCAGGGCCCGGCCGTCTGA
- a CDS encoding helix-turn-helix domain-containing protein, with translation MARARRLDTWRFFGQELKAQREAKGITQGELGERVFVSGGYIGQFEQGIRKPQLDVAQRIDDVLQTGGFFERTCRRLINASPYASYFEPVVELESLATKICEFAPTVMAGLLQTAEYGRAVALGGNPFVTDAYVDEMVTARRARAHILKDATRPEYWVIVHENVLLTPMGGPAVMAAQLEHLAALVRDRALLALVLPRAAGAHAYMTGTLKLMEFEDAPPTAYTETEFSGTLLDDPAVVKHAQRAYDLLRAAAMSPEASLALIESAAEDYRRCASTT, from the coding sequence ATGGCCAGAGCACGACGACTGGACACGTGGCGGTTCTTCGGCCAGGAGCTGAAGGCGCAGCGGGAGGCGAAGGGGATAACGCAGGGGGAGCTGGGCGAGCGGGTGTTCGTTTCCGGCGGATACATCGGCCAGTTCGAACAGGGAATTCGGAAGCCGCAGCTGGATGTGGCGCAGCGAATCGACGACGTCCTACAAACCGGTGGTTTTTTCGAACGGACGTGTAGGCGGCTCATCAACGCGTCGCCGTACGCGAGTTATTTCGAGCCGGTGGTGGAGCTGGAGTCGCTGGCGACGAAGATCTGCGAGTTCGCGCCGACTGTGATGGCGGGGCTGTTGCAGACGGCGGAGTACGGGCGAGCCGTCGCGCTCGGCGGCAACCCGTTCGTCACCGACGCGTACGTAGACGAGATGGTCACAGCACGGCGGGCCCGTGCACACATCCTCAAGGACGCTACAAGGCCCGAGTATTGGGTCATCGTGCACGAGAACGTACTCCTCACCCCGATGGGCGGCCCGGCGGTGATGGCGGCACAGCTGGAGCATCTCGCCGCGCTCGTACGCGACCGAGCGCTGCTGGCACTGGTACTCCCGAGAGCTGCCGGAGCGCACGCCTACATGACCGGCACACTGAAGCTCATGGAGTTCGAGGACGCACCTCCAACCGCCTATACAGAGACGGAGTTTTCCGGAACGCTGCTGGACGATCCGGCAGTGGTGAAGCACGCACAGCGCGCCTACGATCTGCTCAGGGCCGCCGCTATGTCGCCGGAGGCGTCCCTGGCCCTGATCGAATCGGCGGCTGAGGACTACAGACGATGCGCGAGTACGACCTGA
- the recO gene encoding DNA repair protein RecO, translating to MSLFRDDGIVLRTQKLGEADRIITLLTRGHGRVRAVARGVRRTKSKFGARLEPFSHVDVQFFARGSDLVGRGLPLCTQSETIAAYGSGIVTDYARYTTGTAMLETAERFTDNEGEPAVQQYLLLVGGLRTLARGEHAPHLILDAFLLRSLAVNGYAPSFDDCAKCGLHGPNRFFSVAAGGVICGDCRVPGSVVPSPEAIGLLSALLTGDWATADACEPRHVREGSGLVSAYLHWHLERGLRSLRYVEKS from the coding sequence ATGAGTCTGTTCCGCGACGACGGCATCGTGCTGCGCACCCAGAAGCTGGGTGAAGCGGACCGCATCATCACGCTCCTCACACGCGGTCACGGTCGCGTACGCGCCGTAGCCCGGGGTGTGCGGCGTACGAAGTCGAAGTTCGGGGCCAGGCTCGAACCCTTCTCCCATGTCGACGTGCAGTTCTTCGCGCGCGGCAGCGATCTCGTCGGGCGCGGGCTGCCGCTCTGTACCCAGAGCGAGACCATCGCCGCGTACGGGAGCGGGATCGTCACCGACTACGCCCGCTACACCACCGGGACGGCGATGCTGGAGACGGCGGAGCGGTTCACGGACAACGAGGGCGAGCCGGCGGTGCAGCAGTACCTGCTGCTCGTCGGTGGCCTGCGCACCCTCGCCCGGGGTGAGCACGCGCCGCACCTCATCCTCGACGCGTTCCTGTTGCGCTCGCTCGCCGTCAACGGCTACGCGCCCAGCTTCGACGACTGCGCGAAGTGCGGCCTCCACGGACCGAACCGCTTCTTCTCGGTCGCGGCGGGCGGAGTCATATGCGGCGACTGCCGGGTGCCGGGCAGCGTCGTACCCTCTCCGGAGGCCATCGGCCTGCTCAGCGCGCTGCTGACCGGCGACTGGGCGACTGCGGACGCGTGCGAGCCGCGTCACGTCAGGGAGGGCAGCGGGCTGGTGTCCGCCTATCTGCACTGGCACCTGGAGCGCGGCCTGCGCTCGCTGCGGTACGTAGAGAAGAGCTAG
- a CDS encoding metal ABC transporter substrate-binding protein — MNVRRRLIPTTAVAGAVALGLVTLSACSGNSDAADKGSGKLDVVASFYPMQYLAEQIGGDHVSVNTLTAPGVEPHDLELKPKQIGQLGDADYILYLKGVQPAVDEAIKQAGVKNTVDATTLTKLEDHGTEVGHDDHGAEEPGHEGETAEEHAEHAGESEAGHEAEGESDAGADPHIWLDPVKYAEVAKGVGASLEKADPAHAADYKKNTDALVKKLGELNTAFETGLKTTTTKTFITTHSAFGYLAERYGLEQEGIAGLDPESEPSPARIKELQDVAKKDNVSTVFFETLASDKTAKTLAQDTGLKTDVLDPLEGITDRSKGDDYIEVMRSNLAALKKALGAK; from the coding sequence ATGAACGTACGTCGCCGCCTCATACCCACCACCGCCGTCGCCGGAGCCGTCGCCCTCGGTCTCGTGACCCTGTCCGCCTGCTCCGGAAACTCCGACGCCGCCGACAAGGGCAGTGGGAAGCTGGACGTCGTCGCGTCGTTCTATCCCATGCAGTACCTGGCCGAGCAGATAGGCGGCGACCACGTCTCCGTCAACACGCTCACCGCGCCCGGCGTCGAGCCGCACGACCTCGAGCTCAAGCCGAAGCAGATCGGCCAGCTCGGCGACGCCGACTACATCCTCTACCTCAAGGGCGTCCAGCCCGCCGTCGACGAGGCCATCAAGCAGGCCGGCGTCAAGAACACCGTCGACGCCACCACCCTCACGAAGCTCGAGGACCACGGCACCGAGGTCGGCCACGACGACCACGGCGCGGAGGAGCCCGGCCACGAGGGCGAGACCGCCGAGGAGCACGCCGAGCACGCGGGCGAGTCCGAGGCCGGCCACGAGGCCGAGGGCGAGTCCGACGCCGGAGCCGACCCGCACATCTGGCTCGACCCGGTGAAGTACGCCGAGGTCGCCAAGGGTGTCGGCGCCTCCCTGGAGAAGGCCGACCCGGCCCACGCCGCCGACTACAAGAAGAACACCGACGCCCTGGTCAAGAAGCTCGGCGAGCTGAACACGGCGTTCGAGACCGGTCTGAAGACCACCACCACCAAGACCTTCATCACCACCCACTCCGCCTTCGGCTACCTCGCCGAGCGCTACGGCCTGGAGCAGGAGGGCATCGCCGGCCTGGACCCCGAGTCCGAGCCGAGCCCCGCCCGCATCAAGGAGCTCCAGGACGTCGCGAAGAAGGACAACGTCTCCACCGTCTTCTTCGAGACCCTCGCCAGCGACAAGACCGCGAAGACCCTCGCCCAGGACACCGGCCTCAAGACCGACGTCCTGGACCCCCTGGAGGGAATCACGGACCGGTCCAAGGGCGATGACTACATCGAGGTCATGCGGTCCAACCTCGCCGCGCTGAAGAAGGCCCTCGGCGCGAAGTGA
- a CDS encoding metal ABC transporter permease yields MIMEFLEPDFMRRALLAAVLVGITAPAVGIFLVQRRQALMGDGIGHVAMTGVGLGFLLNSSPVWMATLVAVAGAVLMELIRTYGRTRGDLALALLFYGGMAGGVMLIQVGGGSNANLLSYLFGSLSTVSPEDVTAISVLAAFVALVTIGLRRQLFAVSQDEEFARVTGLPVRALNLLIAVTAAVTVTVAMRVVGLLLVSALMVVPVAAAQQLSRSFRTTFVLAVLIGTGVTLTGTVTTYYQDLPPGSLIVLLAIAVFLLTTLLATPLARRRARAAEAAASSAAECDMAVPVTRRPTDDATL; encoded by the coding sequence CTGATCATGGAATTCCTCGAACCCGACTTCATGCGGCGGGCGCTCCTCGCGGCCGTCCTCGTCGGCATCACCGCACCCGCCGTCGGCATCTTCCTCGTCCAGCGCCGCCAGGCCCTGATGGGCGACGGCATCGGCCATGTCGCGATGACCGGTGTCGGCCTCGGCTTCCTCCTGAACAGCAGCCCGGTGTGGATGGCCACCCTGGTCGCCGTCGCCGGCGCCGTCCTGATGGAGCTGATCCGGACGTACGGACGCACCCGCGGCGACCTCGCGCTCGCGCTGCTCTTCTACGGAGGCATGGCGGGCGGTGTGATGCTGATCCAGGTCGGCGGCGGCTCCAACGCCAACCTGCTGTCGTACCTCTTCGGATCCCTGTCCACCGTCTCCCCCGAGGACGTCACGGCGATCAGCGTCCTGGCCGCCTTCGTGGCCCTGGTCACGATCGGTCTGCGGCGCCAGCTCTTCGCCGTGAGCCAGGACGAGGAGTTCGCCCGCGTCACCGGTCTCCCGGTGCGGGCCCTGAACCTGCTCATCGCGGTCACGGCCGCCGTGACCGTCACGGTCGCGATGCGTGTCGTCGGCCTGCTGCTGGTCAGCGCGCTGATGGTGGTCCCGGTCGCGGCGGCGCAGCAGCTGTCCCGGTCCTTCCGTACGACGTTCGTCCTCGCGGTCCTCATCGGCACCGGCGTCACCCTGACCGGCACCGTCACCACGTACTACCAGGACCTTCCGCCCGGCTCGCTCATCGTGCTGCTCGCGATCGCCGTCTTCCTCCTCACGACGCTCCTCGCGACGCCCCTGGCGCGGCGACGTGCCCGGGCGGCGGAGGCCGCGGCCTCGTCCGCGGCGGAGTGCGACATGGCCGTTCCGGTCACGCGTCGACCCACGGACGATGCCACGCTCTAG
- a CDS encoding DUF397 domain-containing protein, with the protein MREYDLSNARWFKSSYSNSQGGDCVEVSYDFTGAAWRKSTYSNGEGGDCVEVLDDVPGVVPVRDSKNPTGPALIVPAAAWAAFVTGLTS; encoded by the coding sequence ATGCGCGAGTACGACCTGAGCAACGCCCGCTGGTTCAAGAGCTCGTACAGCAACAGCCAGGGCGGCGACTGCGTCGAAGTCTCGTACGACTTCACCGGCGCCGCCTGGCGCAAGAGCACCTACAGCAACGGCGAAGGCGGCGACTGCGTCGAGGTCCTCGACGACGTCCCCGGCGTCGTCCCGGTCCGCGACAGCAAGAACCCCACCGGCCCCGCCTTGATCGTCCCCGCCGCCGCCTGGGCCGCCTTCGTCACCGGGCTGACGAGCTGA
- a CDS encoding YcxB family protein, with the protein MTAEQSAEQSATTRETVELTYLPVVSDATEALRARMRATPAGRLQNAVLIGAGGLMSLALVLTLTGPKGPSLGGAGICLLGLVLIACMYAMIPSLQGRQVHRMFAPQGEFRGFVDGSGVRVVSRESDTTYRWTMLTRYAETRDLFVLLTPDKYGIGLAVLPKRGVAHPAEVDRLRAVLDRYSTRV; encoded by the coding sequence GTGACCGCAGAGCAGTCCGCAGAGCAGTCCGCGACGACGCGGGAGACCGTGGAGCTGACCTATCTGCCCGTCGTCTCCGACGCGACGGAGGCGCTCCGCGCCCGGATGCGCGCCACGCCGGCGGGGCGGCTGCAGAACGCCGTCCTGATCGGCGCCGGGGGCCTGATGTCCCTGGCCCTCGTCCTGACCCTCACCGGGCCGAAGGGGCCGAGCCTGGGCGGCGCCGGGATCTGCCTGCTCGGCCTGGTGCTGATCGCCTGCATGTACGCGATGATTCCCAGCCTCCAGGGGCGGCAGGTGCACCGGATGTTCGCCCCGCAGGGGGAGTTCCGGGGCTTCGTCGACGGGTCGGGCGTTCGTGTGGTGTCGAGGGAGAGCGACACGACGTACCGGTGGACGATGCTCACCCGGTACGCCGAGACACGTGACCTGTTCGTCCTGCTGACCCCCGACAAGTACGGCATCGGCCTGGCCGTCCTGCCCAAGCGCGGGGTGGCGCACCCGGCGGAGGTCGACCGGCTGCGGGCCGTGCTCGACCGGTACAGCACGCGGGTCTGA
- a CDS encoding metal ABC transporter ATP-binding protein: MTSPVISVRGATAALGSRTVLRGIDLTVNRGEVVALLGANGSGKSTAVRSVIGQVPLTGGTISLFGTEQKRFRDWARVGYVPQRTTAASGVPATIREVVSSGRLSRRKFGWLTKDDRAAVERAIELVGLADRAKDSVSALSGGQHQRVLIARALASEPELLIMDEPMAGVDLASQEILAATLREQVAGGTSVLLVLHELGPLEPLIDRAVVLRDGCVVHDGPPPQAVGQHALPGHDHVHPHAAGEPLRTGLLT, from the coding sequence GTGACGTCGCCCGTCATATCCGTCCGCGGAGCCACTGCGGCGCTCGGCTCGCGCACCGTCCTGCGCGGCATCGACCTCACCGTGAACCGCGGTGAGGTCGTCGCGCTGCTCGGCGCCAACGGCTCCGGCAAGTCGACCGCCGTCCGCTCCGTCATCGGCCAGGTGCCGCTGACCGGTGGCACCATCTCGCTCTTCGGCACCGAGCAGAAGCGATTCCGCGACTGGGCCCGTGTCGGCTACGTGCCGCAGCGCACCACCGCCGCCAGCGGCGTCCCCGCCACGATCCGCGAGGTCGTCTCCTCCGGCCGGCTCTCCCGCCGGAAGTTCGGCTGGCTGACGAAGGACGACCGGGCCGCCGTCGAGCGCGCCATCGAGCTCGTCGGCCTCGCCGACCGGGCCAAGGACTCCGTGAGCGCCCTCTCGGGCGGCCAGCACCAGCGCGTCCTGATCGCCCGCGCGCTGGCCTCCGAGCCCGAGCTGCTGATCATGGACGAGCCGATGGCCGGCGTCGACCTCGCCAGCCAGGAGATCCTCGCCGCGACCCTGCGCGAGCAGGTCGCCGGCGGCACCAGCGTGCTGCTCGTGCTGCACGAGCTGGGCCCCCTGGAGCCGCTGATCGACCGGGCCGTGGTGCTCCGCGACGGCTGCGTCGTCCACGACGGCCCGCCGCCGCAGGCCGTCGGCCAGCATGCCCTGCCCGGCCACGACCACGTACATCCGCATGCGGCCGGCGAGCCGCTCCGCACGGGACTGCTGACCTGA
- a CDS encoding glycine--tRNA ligase — protein sequence MAADKIDTIVSLSKRRGFVYPCSEIYGGQRAAWDYGPLGVELKENIKRQWWRYMVTSREDVVGVDSSVILATEVWEASGHVATFTDPLTECTSCHKRYRADHLEEAYEEKHGRLPENGLTDLNCPNCGNKGTFTEPKQFSGLLSTHLGPTQDSGSVAYLRPETAQGIFTNFGQVLQTSRKKPPFGIAQMGKSFRNEITPGNFIFRTREFEQMEMEFFVKPGEDEQWHEYWMEQRWNWYTGLGLREENMRWFEHPKEKLSHYSKRTADIEYRFQFGGSEWGELEGVANRTDYDLKAHSKASGNDLLFFDQEAGERWTPYVIEPAAGVGRTMLAFLLDAYNEDEAPNAKGVMEKRTVMRLDHRIAPVKVAVLPLSRNAQLSPKAKGLAADLRQNWNIDFDDAGAIGRRYRRQDEIGTPFCVTVDFDTLDDNAVTVRERDTMKQERVSLDQIQGYLGSRLLGC from the coding sequence GTGGCCGCCGACAAGATCGACACCATCGTCAGCCTGAGCAAGCGCCGTGGCTTCGTCTACCCGTGCAGCGAGATCTACGGTGGCCAGCGCGCCGCCTGGGACTATGGACCGCTGGGTGTCGAACTCAAGGAGAACATCAAGCGTCAGTGGTGGCGCTACATGGTCACCTCGCGTGAGGACGTCGTCGGTGTCGACTCGTCGGTGATCCTGGCCACCGAGGTCTGGGAGGCGTCGGGTCACGTCGCGACCTTCACCGACCCGCTGACCGAGTGCACCTCCTGCCACAAGCGGTACCGCGCCGACCACCTGGAGGAGGCGTACGAGGAGAAGCACGGCCGCCTCCCCGAGAACGGCCTCACCGACCTGAACTGCCCCAACTGCGGCAACAAGGGCACCTTCACCGAGCCCAAGCAGTTCTCCGGTCTGCTCTCCACGCACCTCGGCCCGACCCAGGACTCCGGCTCGGTCGCCTACCTGCGCCCCGAGACCGCGCAGGGCATCTTCACCAACTTCGGTCAGGTGCTGCAGACCTCGCGCAAGAAGCCGCCGTTCGGCATCGCGCAGATGGGCAAGTCCTTCCGGAACGAGATCACTCCGGGCAACTTCATCTTCCGCACCCGCGAGTTCGAGCAGATGGAGATGGAGTTCTTCGTCAAGCCGGGCGAGGACGAGCAGTGGCACGAGTACTGGATGGAGCAGCGCTGGAACTGGTACACGGGCCTGGGTCTCCGTGAGGAGAACATGCGCTGGTTCGAGCACCCGAAGGAGAAGCTCTCCCACTACTCCAAGCGCACCGCCGACATCGAGTACCGCTTCCAGTTCGGCGGCAGCGAGTGGGGCGAGCTCGAGGGTGTCGCCAACCGCACCGACTACGACCTGAAGGCCCACTCCAAGGCGTCCGGCAACGACCTGCTCTTCTTCGACCAGGAGGCCGGCGAGCGCTGGACCCCCTACGTCATCGAGCCGGCCGCCGGTGTCGGCCGCACGATGCTGGCCTTCCTCCTCGACGCGTACAACGAGGACGAGGCGCCGAACGCCAAGGGCGTCATGGAGAAGCGCACCGTGATGCGCCTCGACCACCGCATCGCGCCGGTCAAGGTCGCCGTGCTGCCGCTGTCCCGCAACGCGCAGCTCTCGCCGAAGGCCAAGGGCCTCGCGGCCGACCTGCGGCAGAACTGGAACATCGACTTCGACGACGCCGGCGCCATCGGCCGCCGCTACCGCCGCCAGGACGAGATCGGCACGCCGTTCTGCGTCACCGTCGACTTCGACACCCTGGACGACAACGCGGTGACCGTGCGCGAGCGCGACACCATGAAGCAGGAGCGCGTCTCCCTCGACCAGATCCAGGGCTACCTGGGCAGCCGCCTGCTCGGCTGCTGA
- a CDS encoding TetR family transcriptional regulator: MPTETLTAERILEATEEVLRRYGPAKATVVDVARVLGVSHGSVYRHFRTKAALREAVTHRWLTRAEVALAELIETSDQPAAEKLRAWFAGLFEAKRHKAGDDPELFATYGVLIDEASGVVEQHIDALVGQVREIVEEGVRKGEFTAPDPDATARALFSATAHFHDPAYAPEWQRPTTEAEFDAVLDLLLRGLRA, translated from the coding sequence ATGCCTACCGAGACCCTGACCGCAGAGCGCATCCTCGAAGCCACCGAGGAGGTGCTGCGGCGCTACGGTCCGGCGAAGGCCACGGTCGTGGACGTGGCCCGGGTGCTCGGTGTCAGCCACGGCAGCGTCTACCGCCACTTCCGCACCAAGGCGGCGCTGCGCGAGGCGGTCACGCACCGCTGGCTGACCCGCGCCGAGGTCGCGCTCGCCGAGCTGATCGAGACGTCGGACCAGCCGGCCGCGGAGAAGCTCCGGGCCTGGTTCGCCGGCCTCTTCGAGGCCAAGCGACACAAGGCGGGCGACGACCCCGAGCTTTTCGCCACGTACGGGGTGCTCATCGACGAGGCCAGCGGTGTGGTCGAGCAGCACATCGACGCGCTGGTCGGCCAGGTCCGGGAGATCGTCGAAGAGGGCGTACGGAAGGGCGAGTTCACCGCCCCCGACCCCGACGCCACCGCCCGCGCGCTCTTCTCGGCGACAGCGCACTTCCACGACCCGGCCTACGCCCCGGAGTGGCAACGCCCCACGACCGAGGCCGAGTTCGACGCCGTACTCGACCTGCTGCTGCGCGGCCTGCGCGCCTGA
- a CDS encoding Fur family transcriptional regulator, translating to MATAGPPVRGRSTKQRAAVSAALNEVDEFRSAQELHDMLKHRGDSVGLTTVYRTLQSLADAGEVDALRTSDGETVYRRCSTGEHHHHLVCRVCGKAVEVEGPAVEQWAETIASQHGYVNVAHTVEIFGTCADCAQK from the coding sequence GTGGCGACGGCAGGACCCCCCGTACGCGGCCGCTCGACCAAACAGCGGGCCGCTGTGTCGGCGGCGCTGAACGAGGTGGACGAGTTCCGCAGCGCCCAGGAGCTGCACGACATGCTCAAGCACCGCGGCGACTCCGTCGGCCTCACCACCGTCTACCGCACGCTCCAGTCCCTCGCGGACGCGGGCGAGGTGGACGCGCTGCGCACCAGCGACGGCGAGACGGTCTACCGCCGCTGCTCGACGGGCGAACACCACCACCACCTCGTCTGCCGCGTCTGCGGCAAGGCGGTCGAGGTGGAGGGCCCGGCGGTGGAGCAGTGGGCCGAGACGATCGCGTCCCAGCACGGGTACGTGAACGTGGCGCACACGGTCGAGATCTTCGGGACGTGCGCGGACTGCGCGCAGAAGTGA
- a CDS encoding response regulator, with the protein MIRVLLADDQTLVRASFAMLVDSAPDMEVVGQAANGKEAVELARSARADLVVMDVRMPELDGIGATRLIAADEDLAGVKVLVLTTYDTDEHIVEALRAGASGFVVKDIRPAELLGAIRTVAAGESLLSPGPTARLIARALATPDAPRAGGPEGLSDRERQVLGLVARGLNNTEIADALGLSPLTAKTHVSRIMGKLGARDRAQLVIVAYESGLVSPGR; encoded by the coding sequence GTGATCCGGGTTCTGCTCGCGGACGATCAGACGCTCGTCCGGGCGTCGTTCGCGATGCTCGTCGACTCGGCGCCCGACATGGAGGTCGTGGGGCAGGCCGCCAACGGCAAGGAGGCGGTGGAGCTGGCCCGTTCGGCGCGGGCGGACCTGGTGGTCATGGACGTACGGATGCCCGAGCTCGACGGGATCGGGGCGACCCGGCTGATCGCCGCGGACGAGGACCTGGCCGGGGTGAAGGTGCTGGTCCTGACGACGTACGACACGGACGAGCACATCGTGGAGGCGCTGCGGGCGGGCGCGTCGGGGTTCGTGGTCAAGGACATTCGTCCCGCCGAACTCCTCGGCGCGATACGGACGGTGGCGGCGGGGGAGTCCCTGCTCTCGCCGGGGCCGACGGCCCGGCTGATAGCCCGGGCCCTCGCGACCCCGGACGCGCCGCGGGCGGGAGGGCCGGAAGGTCTGTCGGACCGTGAACGGCAGGTTCTCGGCCTGGTGGCCCGGGGCCTGAACAACACGGAGATCGCAGATGCGCTGGGGCTGAGCCCGCTCACCGCGAAGACCCATGTCAGCCGGATCATGGGCAAGCTGGGGGCGCGGGACCGCGCCCAACTCGTCATCGTCGCCTACGAGTCGGGCCTGGTGTCGCCGGGCCGCTGA